CTAATGCATTTGTTACTTATGTAACAAAATGTAAATACAAAGATGTGATAGAGGGCAACCCTTCTGTTGATCGTGTTGTATGTTTGGAGGAAAATGAGTCTATAGTTTCCTTAGTACATAAAATAGAGGATAGATTTGATATTCTGTTTGATCTCCATAATTCTCTACGCAGTAATATGTTATCTTTCTTTATAAAAAAAAGGAGATGCCTACGCCTTTGCAAACATACACTGTTTAGACTCTCTTTGATAAAAAAAAATAGATTTTTAAGATTACTCTCTATTAAAAAACCTTTGGGCGGAGTGATTGAATGGCAATTATCTCTGCTGGGCGTTCAGAATAAAAGATTTTTTCCTCATCTCTTTGTAGATAAAGACACAAAGAACAATGTGTCAGAAATGATGGGTAACCACTTTAAAGATAGATTTTTAGTGGGTTTTGCAGCGGATAGCAGGTGGAAGACGAAGATGTGGGGATCAGATAAATACAGTGCATTGGCTGAGAAAATACTATCCTGGAATAAAAATGCTGTTTTATTTTTGTTCGGAGAGAATAAAGAGATAGGCGATCGGATTGAAATTGTTTGTCCTCACAGGATATACAACCTTATGGGTAGATTGACGATAAAAGAGGTAATTGCATTGATTAGTTTTATGAATATTTTTGTGAGTAATGACTCCGGATTAATGCATATAGCAAATGCTTTTCGTATTCCACTGGTGGCTATATTTGGTCCTACGGTTAAGGAGTTTGGTTTTTATCCTCGAGGTGAAGAGGTAAGGGTGGCGGAGGTAGATGTGCCGTGCCGTCCTTGCTCGCTTCATGGAACAGATGTATGTAAAAAGGATTACCAATGCATGAAGATGATTTCAGTTGATGATGTTTTTGATAAAGTAAAGGAGGTATCGCAATATGCAAACCAGCGTGCCCGTTCTTCTATATCATCATATAAATGAGGAAGGGATCCCACCCGAGCTTTTTGAGGAACAGTTAAAATTCTTAAGGGGAGAAGGTTATAAGTCTATTGGATTAGAAGAGCTTGCCCTGTATATGAAAGAAGGCAAAAAAAACTGGCAGAAGGCAGTGTGTATTACATTTGATGATGGTTATTTAGACAATTGGGTTTATGCCTGTCCTTTGCTTAAAAAGTATGAATTTAAAGCCCTGCTTTTCTTGGCTACATGGATGGTGGAAGAAGAGACAACCACCAGTTTCAATCTGCAGGATGTATGGCAGGGGAGAATAAAAAAAGAGAGGCTGTCCCCCTGTATGTCTACCTGGAGTATAGTAGATAATTATCCAGCAAAGACAGAACGAAGATTATGCTGGGAAGAAGTGAGACAAATGAATAAAAGTATTTTTGATGTGCAATCTCATACTAAGCGTCATCGTAAAGTTTATGCAGATGGTAAAATTAGAGGGTTTAATCAGCCCAGAAAGAAAAATAGTATATGGGAAAGTATAGATGGTGATGAACGTTACGGAACACTTAATTTTTTGAGAAAACCAGAGTTGGCAAACAATCGTTTTATTCCCGATAAACTGCTGAATGATGAATTAGCTGAGTATGTATTGAATAATGGCTATGTGAATTTTTTTAAACAAGACAGGTGGAAAGAAAAATTGGAAGATATAGTGAAAGATTATCACAAAAGACATGGAAAAATAGGAAGAATGGAAACAGACGAAGGACGCTGTGAGAGGATAAAAAATGTATTATTCATAGGCAAGGGGGAAATAGAAGGTGAGATAATGAAGAGATGCTCTGCATTTAGTTGGCCCTGGGGAGCATACGATGATTTGAGTATAAAAGTAGCACAGGAAGTGGGGTTTAAGTATCTATTTACCGCTAAGCCCGGTTCTAATTCGCCAGGTGATGATGTGCTTTTTATAAAGAGATTTAATGTGTGGAAGAAGGATTTGAACTGGTTTAAGTCTCGCATTAGGCTTTATTCAAATAAATTGAGAGCAAGGTTGTATGGCGGTATGTATAGAAAAATTTAGCGTTCTGCATATAGATACGGAGAAGAGATTTGGCGGAGGACAAAAACAGGCTTTAATTCTGGCAAGAGGATTGAGGAATGAGGGGATAGAAAGCGTATTTGCTTTAAAAAAAAGTGCTGTATTGAGGGAAAAAATAGGAAGTGAGTTTGAATGTGTTACATTTTCTTTTAAAGGAGAATGGGACCTGCAAAGTGCACTAAAGATTTTATCTTTTGTGAAAAAAAGGAATTTTTCTATTGTTCATTCTCATACTGCTCATGGTGCTTTTTATTCTGCTTTTTTAAAGCTTTGGGGAATAAAGACAGTGCACACTAGAAGGGTTAGTTATCACATCAAAGGATTTTTAAAAAAAACCAAATATAGGTTACATGATGCCATTGTCTGTGTTTGTTCGTCTATTAAAGATAATTTTTCTTTTATTGATGATAGAAAATTGTATGTTATACATAGTGCAGTGGATATTAGGGGAAATGATATTTCAAGGAGCGTGGCAAGAAAGAGACTGGGGTTGCCTGTAGATGGAAAAGTAATATTGAATGTAGGAAACATTTTACCCATGAAGGGACAAAAGATATTATTGGATGCTTTTGCTTTATTGAATAGAAGGATTTGTCTTTTGATTGCCGGAGATGGCGACAAAAGTATATTACAAAGGATGATAAACGATAAGGGGTTAAGCAATGTTTATCTGTTGGGCTTTGTAGATGATGTAGAAAAACTTTATCCTGCTACGGATGTAGTGGTGATCAGTTCTACAGAGGGGGAAGGCTCGCCTGCGGTGTTAAAAGAGGCATTCTGGTTTGGTATTCCCGTTGTGGCTACGGATGTAGGAGGGATAAGAGAGATAGGTGAAGGGGCATGCCTCATTGTTCCTCCCGATGATGCATCGGCCATTTTTCATGCTGTAGAGCGCATTTTTAAAGATGAAAAATTGAGGGATATGCTTATTGAAGCAGGTAAAAAAAGGGTTTATCTTTTTTCTCCTCAAAATATGGTAAAAAGGTATATAGATGTGTATGAGAAGGTTTTATGGGCATAAGATTGAATATATTTGATAACAAAACCCAGCTTCAAAACATACCGCAGAAAACAGGAGTATATCTCATAAGGAATAGAGAAGATGAAATAATTTATGTGGGGAAAGCTAAGAATTTGAGAAAGCGGGCATCTTCTTACCTGCACCCAGAAACCCTTTCACCGTTCAAGCAGGCAATGGTAAATGAAGCAGGGGAAATAGAAATTGTCGTGGTAGAAAAAGAGAAAGAGGCGTATCTGTTGGAATGCAGTTTCATCAAGGAATATCGTCCTCCCTATAACATCGTTTTGCGAGATGATAAGAGTTACCCCTACCTGAGGCTTACACTGTCCCAGAAATTTCCCTCTCTTACATTAGCTCGACGTGTAAAAAAGAAAGGTGATCTCTATGTTGGACCTATTACTCCTGTAAAAAAATTAGGAGGAATACTAAGGGTTTTACGGAGAACATTTCCTATAATTCAGAGGGAAATCAGTTTTTGTCTAAAGAGGAAAGAACCCTGCATCTACTATCAGATGGGGCTGTGTTCCGCTCCTTGTTGCGGAAAGATTAGTGAAGAAGGATATGGGAAAATAGTGGAGGAATTAAAGCTGCTTTTACAGGGGAATGGAAGAGAATTGGTAAAAAAACTAAAGGAGCAGATGAAGCAATGCGCAGAAAATTTAAATTTTGAGAAAGCTGCAAGATTGAGGGATAGGATAAATGCGGTCAGGCTTTTTTACAAAGGACAAGAGATTGTAGAAATGAAAAACTATACGGCAGATGTTATAGGCTTTGCCTATGAGCATGGTGCTTTGTGTGCTAATATTCTTTCGGTCAGAGGCGGTAACATCACTGCCAGTCGTTCATTTTTTTTGGAAAATGTGGACGATTCTTTTGAGATAAGGGAAAACTTTATTGTACAATATTATTTAAAAGGTGAGTTTCTTCCGAAAGAAATTGTAACAAGTAAGTTGACAAAAAGAGAGATAATACAGGAGTTATTGAATACAAAATTGGTCGTGCCCAGGAGAGGTAAAAAAGTGAATCTCTTAAGAAAAAGTGAGGAAAATGCGCAAACAAATCTTGAGATATATCTTCGGAAGGTGCATATAGAAGATGTAATATTAGAAAAGATAAAAGAATATTTGTCTTTAAAAAAGATTCCTTATATATTTGATGTATTTGATGTTTCCCATATTGGAGGAACGAATGTAGCAGGTGCGAGCGTGAGATACAGCAGGGGATTTGTCAAGGGTATGTATAGGCGTTTTAGTATGGAAAAAGGTGTTTGTGATCTGGATTGGATGTGTGAGCTTGCGATGAGGCATATAAAGAATATACAGGAAGAGGGAAGGAGCATGCCGCATGTGATTTTGGTAGATGGAGGAAAGAGGCATGCAGATGTTGTAAGAGAAGTTGTTCCTCACTGTATTTCTGTGGCAGGCATTGCTAAAGAGAAAATAAATGATAGAGTGAGAAGGGCAAAAGGGGATGTTTTGGATAGGATTTATACGAAAGAAGGTAGAATGGATGTGGACGATGATGTCTTGCGTTTTTTTCAAAAGCTGAGGGATGAGGTGCATAGGTTTGCATTGAGTTTTCATCGCACAAAGAGGAGAAAAATGGCGCTCACCTCCCTGTTAGATAGGGTTGAGGGTGTAGCTCAGGCCAGAAAAAGGTTGCTTTTAAGACACTTTGGTAGCATAGAGGCAATTGCTAAGGCAGATTGTAATAAAGTGGCTAAGGTGGGAAAGATAAGTATGAAACAGGCTTATCGTCTGGTTGAGAGATTCAGGGAAATATCGTGAAAAAAATATTCCTGTTAATTATATTTTTTTCCTTGTGTGCATGTGCTACGCCCCAGATTAAAACATATCATTCGTCGTCTCTTTATTATCATTATATGCTTGCTCATATCTACATAAATGAACATAAGATTGATAAGGCAAAAGCAGAATATGAATGGATGCTAAAGAATAGCAAAAAGCCGCTTTTTTATGAGGAATATGCCAGGCTTTTAGCAAGAGGGGATCCTGAAAAGAGTATTCGTCTTTTGCGAAGGGCTATTGATATGGATCCGGATAGAAAATCTGCCTATCTT
This region of Deltaproteobacteria bacterium genomic DNA includes:
- a CDS encoding glycosyltransferase family 9 protein; its protein translation is MRILVIRFSSLGDVVLSTAFIYSLKKIYSNAFVTYVTKCKYKDVIEGNPSVDRVVCLEENESIVSLVHKIEDRFDILFDLHNSLRSNMLSFFIKKRRCLRLCKHTLFRLSLIKKNRFLRLLSIKKPLGGVIEWQLSLLGVQNKRFFPHLFVDKDTKNNVSEMMGNHFKDRFLVGFAADSRWKTKMWGSDKYSALAEKILSWNKNAVLFLFGENKEIGDRIEIVCPHRIYNLMGRLTIKEVIALISFMNIFVSNDSGLMHIANAFRIPLVAIFGPTVKEFGFYPRGEEVRVAEVDVPCRPCSLHGTDVCKKDYQCMKMISVDDVFDKVKEVSQYANQRARSSISSYK
- a CDS encoding polysaccharide deacetylase family protein is translated as MQTSVPVLLYHHINEEGIPPELFEEQLKFLRGEGYKSIGLEELALYMKEGKKNWQKAVCITFDDGYLDNWVYACPLLKKYEFKALLFLATWMVEEETTTSFNLQDVWQGRIKKERLSPCMSTWSIVDNYPAKTERRLCWEEVRQMNKSIFDVQSHTKRHRKVYADGKIRGFNQPRKKNSIWESIDGDERYGTLNFLRKPELANNRFIPDKLLNDELAEYVLNNGYVNFFKQDRWKEKLEDIVKDYHKRHGKIGRMETDEGRCERIKNVLFIGKGEIEGEIMKRCSAFSWPWGAYDDLSIKVAQEVGFKYLFTAKPGSNSPGDDVLFIKRFNVWKKDLNWFKSRIRLYSNKLRARLYGGMYRKI
- a CDS encoding glycosyltransferase → MAVCIEKFSVLHIDTEKRFGGGQKQALILARGLRNEGIESVFALKKSAVLREKIGSEFECVTFSFKGEWDLQSALKILSFVKKRNFSIVHSHTAHGAFYSAFLKLWGIKTVHTRRVSYHIKGFLKKTKYRLHDAIVCVCSSIKDNFSFIDDRKLYVIHSAVDIRGNDISRSVARKRLGLPVDGKVILNVGNILPMKGQKILLDAFALLNRRICLLIAGDGDKSILQRMINDKGLSNVYLLGFVDDVEKLYPATDVVVISSTEGEGSPAVLKEAFWFGIPVVATDVGGIREIGEGACLIVPPDDASAIFHAVERIFKDEKLRDMLIEAGKKRVYLFSPQNMVKRYIDVYEKVLWA
- the uvrC gene encoding excinuclease ABC subunit UvrC, with the protein product MGIRLNIFDNKTQLQNIPQKTGVYLIRNREDEIIYVGKAKNLRKRASSYLHPETLSPFKQAMVNEAGEIEIVVVEKEKEAYLLECSFIKEYRPPYNIVLRDDKSYPYLRLTLSQKFPSLTLARRVKKKGDLYVGPITPVKKLGGILRVLRRTFPIIQREISFCLKRKEPCIYYQMGLCSAPCCGKISEEGYGKIVEELKLLLQGNGRELVKKLKEQMKQCAENLNFEKAARLRDRINAVRLFYKGQEIVEMKNYTADVIGFAYEHGALCANILSVRGGNITASRSFFLENVDDSFEIRENFIVQYYLKGEFLPKEIVTSKLTKREIIQELLNTKLVVPRRGKKVNLLRKSEENAQTNLEIYLRKVHIEDVILEKIKEYLSLKKIPYIFDVFDVSHIGGTNVAGASVRYSRGFVKGMYRRFSMEKGVCDLDWMCELAMRHIKNIQEEGRSMPHVILVDGGKRHADVVREVVPHCISVAGIAKEKINDRVRRAKGDVLDRIYTKEGRMDVDDDVLRFFQKLRDEVHRFALSFHRTKRRKMALTSLLDRVEGVAQARKRLLLRHFGSIEAIAKADCNKVAKVGKISMKQAYRLVERFREIS